In uncultured Cohaesibacter sp., a genomic segment contains:
- a CDS encoding extracellular solute-binding protein, giving the protein MTRGNETIIGQSGHADQPRKGLSRRAVLKSSAFLASFGLVLTSRPLVGFASSERHGLSVFGNLKYPPDFAYFDYINPSAPKGGKIALGPAAWNYNQNPQTFNTLNGFVLRGDAPPMIELLFDTLMVRAYDEPAAIYCHLARSVTLAPDGSRMTFTLRQEARFHDGTPVTAEDVVFSYRILKEKGHPVLQAALKDIDRVEIEDGTIVFHLAKNHARQGILDAASTVPIFAKAQYDDKAFDASSLTPPLGSGPYRVASVNPGSSLTLERDPAYWAAELPTAVGHYNFGTIEIVFTRDQTVLFEAFKKGDITYFEDFSSTSWATRYDFPAIKDGRVQRLEIPDHTPSGAQGWFFNTRRAKFADKRTRQAIALAFDFEWSNKQLFHGLYQRTASFFERSAMKAEGLPTGGELALLERYRAALDPDVFKEAYSPPTSDGSGKDRALLRKAFELLTEAGWTKSDKGLTNAAGDVLHIELLANSPLFERVVTPWAANLERLGIPLTFRLVDPSQYQSRIDSFDFDMVGQRYSMSQNMAPSLTNFLGSEAAHMNGSLNLAGFASKAVDDLIALGLAAKTRDEMNDAGRAIDRIWRAGHYWVPNWNKPVHTIGVWSGFGRPAEDRLYDFQPAIWWWKEASNS; this is encoded by the coding sequence ATGACACGCGGCAATGAAACGATCATCGGCCAGTCCGGACACGCGGATCAACCGCGCAAGGGGCTGTCCCGTCGCGCAGTCCTCAAGTCATCAGCCTTTCTTGCCTCTTTTGGTCTTGTTCTGACCAGTCGCCCCCTTGTCGGCTTTGCCAGCAGCGAACGCCATGGCCTTTCGGTGTTTGGCAATCTCAAATACCCGCCGGACTTTGCCTATTTCGACTATATCAATCCCAGCGCGCCCAAGGGCGGCAAGATCGCCCTCGGGCCGGCCGCCTGGAACTACAACCAGAATCCCCAGACCTTCAACACTCTCAACGGCTTTGTGCTGAGGGGGGATGCTCCTCCGATGATCGAGCTGCTGTTCGACACGCTGATGGTCAGGGCTTATGACGAACCGGCCGCGATCTATTGCCATCTCGCCCGCTCGGTCACTCTGGCACCGGACGGCAGCCGGATGACCTTCACCCTGCGCCAGGAAGCACGCTTTCATGACGGCACTCCCGTGACCGCAGAAGACGTGGTCTTCTCCTACCGGATCCTCAAGGAAAAGGGCCATCCGGTACTGCAGGCCGCGCTCAAGGATATCGACAGGGTGGAGATAGAGGACGGCACCATCGTTTTCCATCTGGCAAAGAATCATGCGCGGCAGGGTATTCTGGATGCTGCCAGCACCGTGCCCATCTTTGCCAAGGCCCAGTATGACGACAAGGCCTTTGATGCCTCAAGCCTCACGCCACCCCTCGGCTCAGGCCCCTACAGGGTCGCCTCCGTCAATCCGGGCAGCAGTCTTACCCTTGAGCGTGATCCCGCCTATTGGGCGGCAGAACTGCCTACCGCAGTGGGGCATTACAATTTCGGCACAATCGAGATCGTCTTCACCCGCGACCAGACCGTGCTGTTCGAAGCCTTCAAGAAGGGTGACATCACCTATTTCGAGGATTTCTCCTCGACCAGTTGGGCCACCCGCTATGACTTCCCCGCCATCAAGGACGGGCGCGTCCAGCGGCTGGAAATTCCCGACCACACGCCCTCCGGGGCGCAGGGCTGGTTCTTCAACACCCGTCGGGCCAAGTTTGCCGACAAGCGCACCCGGCAGGCCATTGCCCTTGCCTTCGATTTCGAATGGTCCAACAAGCAGCTGTTCCATGGCCTCTACCAGCGCACGGCCTCGTTCTTCGAACGTAGCGCGATGAAGGCTGAAGGCTTGCCAACGGGCGGGGAGCTGGCGCTCTTGGAGCGCTATCGCGCGGCGCTGGACCCGGATGTCTTCAAGGAAGCCTACAGCCCACCGACCTCGGACGGATCGGGCAAGGACAGGGCACTGCTGCGCAAGGCCTTCGAGTTGCTGACAGAGGCGGGATGGACCAAGAGCGACAAGGGGCTGACCAATGCCGCAGGAGACGTGCTGCACATCGAGCTTCTGGCCAACAGCCCGCTGTTCGAACGGGTCGTGACGCCCTGGGCGGCCAATCTGGAACGGCTCGGCATTCCCCTCACCTTCCGTCTGGTCGATCCCTCGCAATATCAGAGCCGCATCGACAGCTTCGATTTCGACATGGTTGGCCAGCGCTATTCCATGTCCCAGAACATGGCACCAAGCCTTACCAATTTCCTCGGTTCTGAAGCAGCCCATATGAACGGCAGCCTCAATCTTGCCGGTTTTGCCAGCAAGGCGGTCGATGACCTGATCGCGTTGGGGCTTGCCGCCAAGACGCGGGACGAGATGAATGACGCGGGCCGGGCGATCGACCGCATCTGGCGCGCCGGGCATTACTGGGTGCCGAACTGGAACAAGCCGGTGCACACCATCGGCGTCTGGTCCGGCTTCGGCAGACCAGCGGAAGACAGGCTCTATGACTTCCAGCCAGCCATTTGGTGGTGGAAAGAAGCAAGCAATTCATAA
- a CDS encoding YbaK/EbsC family protein → MAGKKSSKERVQEAIDALGLDSQVVTMPDSTRTAEDAAAACGCAVAQIVKSLIFERHDNHHLVLLLIAGNNRADLDLAARVIGSTLDRADPKKVRAETGFAIGGVAPIGHLCEMEVYMDPDLLQFETVWAAAGAPNAVFKVEPQALAKAAGARALSLD, encoded by the coding sequence ATGGCAGGCAAGAAAAGCTCGAAGGAACGGGTGCAGGAAGCGATTGATGCGCTGGGGCTGGATAGTCAGGTGGTGACCATGCCCGATTCCACACGCACGGCGGAAGACGCTGCCGCCGCCTGTGGCTGCGCTGTTGCCCAGATTGTCAAGAGCCTCATCTTCGAGCGCCATGACAATCATCATCTGGTGCTGTTGCTGATCGCTGGCAACAACCGGGCCGACCTTGATCTGGCAGCCAGGGTCATCGGCTCGACGCTGGACCGGGCCGATCCGAAAAAGGTACGCGCGGAAACCGGCTTTGCCATTGGCGGGGTCGCCCCGATCGGGCATCTGTGCGAGATGGAGGTCTATATGGACCCCGATCTTTTGCAGTTTGAAACGGTATGGGCCGCTGCCGGTGCCCCCAATGCGGTCTTCAAGGTAGAGCCGCAGGCCCTCGCAAAGGCCGCCGGAGCCAGAGCCCTCAGTCTCGACTGA
- a CDS encoding extracellular solute-binding protein: protein MSQLLPTRGLSAFRAGLLALALVASGAINLMDGDGKARAVEFETWVSGSSLMGEPKYSGDFSHFDYVNPDAPKTGDARLAVVGSYDSFNPILTKGEAASGLGLIYETLFTPSYDEISTNYGLLAEAMYVGPNFSYVKFRLRSDARWHDGVAITPEDVVWSFEQSITLNPQRKFYYSHVKSAEVTGDNEVTFTFDQQGNRELPFIVAELMILPKHWWTGQNAKGETRDISHGTLEPPLGSGPYEIKSFSAGKYVEYGRVADYWGKDLNINVGQNNFDTVRYEFFRDSTVMFEAFKSGAYDFRLEATAKTWATGYDFPAVKDGRVVMDVVPDESSGVMVGFIPNLRREKFQNPKVREALNYVLNFEEMNRTLFYDQYSRVNSYFFGSKLASSGKAEGKVKDLLEPLRGQIPASAFDTYSNPKVESREDLRDNLKKALDLFKQAGWEPRTEVDEDKRDNGFLHKIMVAVGLASDPTRIVMRNAKGEAFEIEYLLNGEAFERVALRLQASLERVGIKLIPRVVDSAQYVNRVRNRDYDMIYLGWSQSLSPGNEQREYFGSASADRDGSANYAGIKNPAVDTLIEKIIYAKDRDDLEAATKAMDRVLLANYYVIPGWTLPANRIAYWNKFAHVDPLPIMTIGFPTIWWYDETKATAAKM, encoded by the coding sequence GTGTCTCAATTGCTACCAACCCGCGGTCTTTCGGCCTTCCGCGCCGGTTTGCTTGCCCTGGCCCTTGTCGCAAGCGGCGCGATCAACCTGATGGACGGGGATGGCAAGGCGCGCGCGGTCGAATTCGAGACATGGGTGAGCGGCTCTTCGCTAATGGGCGAGCCGAAATATTCCGGCGATTTCTCCCATTTCGACTATGTCAACCCGGATGCCCCGAAGACAGGCGACGCCCGCCTTGCAGTGGTTGGCAGCTATGACAGTTTCAACCCGATCCTGACCAAGGGCGAGGCAGCCTCTGGTCTCGGACTGATCTATGAAACCCTGTTCACGCCTTCCTATGACGAGATTTCAACGAATTACGGCCTTCTGGCCGAGGCGATGTATGTCGGCCCCAATTTCTCCTATGTGAAATTCCGCCTGCGCAGCGATGCCCGCTGGCACGATGGCGTTGCGATCACGCCAGAGGATGTCGTCTGGTCGTTCGAGCAATCCATCACGCTCAATCCGCAGCGCAAATTCTACTATTCCCACGTCAAGTCCGCCGAAGTGACGGGCGACAACGAGGTGACCTTCACCTTCGATCAGCAAGGCAACCGCGAACTGCCATTCATCGTCGCGGAACTGATGATCCTGCCCAAGCACTGGTGGACTGGGCAGAATGCCAAGGGCGAGACGCGGGATATCAGTCATGGCACGCTCGAGCCGCCTCTGGGGTCCGGTCCCTACGAGATCAAGAGCTTCTCGGCGGGCAAATATGTCGAATATGGTCGTGTGGCCGACTATTGGGGCAAAGACCTCAACATCAATGTCGGCCAGAACAATTTCGACACGGTCCGCTACGAGTTCTTCCGGGACAGCACGGTGATGTTCGAGGCATTCAAGTCGGGTGCTTATGATTTCCGGTTGGAGGCAACCGCCAAGACATGGGCCACCGGCTATGACTTCCCGGCAGTCAAGGATGGCAGGGTGGTGATGGATGTGGTACCCGACGAATCCTCAGGCGTCATGGTCGGCTTCATTCCGAACCTGAGGCGGGAAAAATTCCAGAACCCCAAGGTGCGGGAAGCCCTCAACTATGTGCTCAATTTCGAGGAAATGAACCGCACCCTGTTCTATGACCAGTATAGCCGCGTCAACAGCTACTTCTTTGGCTCGAAGCTGGCCTCCTCGGGCAAGGCCGAAGGTAAGGTCAAGGACCTGCTCGAGCCCCTGCGCGGCCAGATTCCGGCATCCGCATTCGACACCTACAGCAACCCCAAGGTGGAAAGCCGCGAAGATCTGCGCGACAATCTGAAAAAGGCGCTCGATCTGTTCAAGCAAGCAGGCTGGGAACCAAGGACCGAAGTGGACGAGGACAAGCGGGATAACGGCTTCCTGCACAAGATCATGGTGGCAGTGGGCCTTGCCAGTGACCCGACGAGAATCGTCATGCGCAACGCAAAGGGCGAAGCCTTCGAGATCGAATATCTGCTCAATGGCGAGGCCTTCGAACGGGTTGCCCTGCGGCTGCAAGCCTCGCTCGAACGCGTTGGTATCAAGCTGATCCCGCGTGTCGTTGACAGCGCCCAATATGTCAACCGCGTACGCAACCGCGATTATGACATGATCTATCTTGGCTGGAGCCAGAGCCTGTCGCCGGGCAATGAGCAGCGGGAATATTTCGGTTCGGCCTCTGCTGACCGGGACGGCTCGGCCAACTATGCTGGCATCAAGAACCCTGCGGTGGATACACTGATCGAAAAAATCATCTATGCCAAGGATCGCGATGATCTGGAAGCGGCAACCAAGGCGATGGACCGGGTTCTGCTGGCCAACTATTACGTCATTCCAGGTTGGACCCTACCCGCAAACCGCATCGCCTATTGGAACAAGTTCGCCCATGTCGATCCGCTTCCGATCATGACCATCGGCTTCCCGACCATCTGGTGGTACGACGAGACCAAGGCTACGGCGGCCAAGATGTAA
- a CDS encoding microcin C ABC transporter permease YejB, with protein MGAYILRRLLLIIPTLIGIMAINFAVIQFAPGGPVERVIAQVTGTDVSATARISGGGSDFAGTGTGGGGAGDDITSKYRGAQGLDPDFIKDLEKQFGFDKPPLERFLGMLGNYATFDFGNSYFRDISVLQLIKEKMPVSISLGLWMTLISYMISIPLGIRKAVSDGSRFDVWTSAVVIVGYAIPGFLFAVLLIVLFAGGSFFDWFPLRGLVSDNFADLSWWEKALDYCWHMVLPLIALSLSAFATTTLLTKNSFLDEIRKQYVVTARAKGLTERQVLYGHVFRNAMLIVIAGFPGAFIGAFFGGSLLIETIFSLDGLGLLSFESVINRDYAVVFATLYIFSLMGLIIGLVSDVTYMLIDPRIDFESREV; from the coding sequence TTGGGCGCTTACATATTGCGACGTCTCCTCTTGATCATTCCGACACTGATCGGGATCATGGCGATCAATTTCGCGGTCATCCAGTTCGCACCCGGCGGTCCCGTCGAGCGTGTCATCGCGCAGGTGACGGGCACCGATGTGTCTGCAACCGCCCGCATTTCCGGCGGCGGCAGCGACTTTGCCGGAACCGGAACGGGGGGCGGCGGCGCTGGCGATGACATCACCTCGAAATACCGCGGCGCCCAGGGGCTCGACCCCGACTTCATCAAGGATCTGGAAAAGCAGTTCGGGTTTGACAAGCCGCCGCTGGAGCGGTTTCTCGGCATGCTCGGCAACTATGCCACCTTCGATTTCGGCAACAGCTATTTCCGCGATATCAGCGTCTTGCAGTTGATCAAGGAGAAAATGCCGGTTTCCATCTCGCTCGGCCTCTGGATGACCCTGATCTCCTACATGATCTCCATTCCGCTCGGCATCCGCAAGGCGGTCTCCGATGGCTCGCGCTTCGATGTCTGGACCAGCGCTGTGGTCATTGTCGGCTATGCCATTCCGGGCTTTCTCTTCGCGGTTCTGCTGATCGTGCTGTTTGCCGGCGGGTCCTTCTTTGACTGGTTCCCGTTGCGTGGTCTGGTCTCGGACAATTTCGCCGATCTCAGCTGGTGGGAAAAGGCATTGGACTATTGCTGGCACATGGTGCTGCCGCTGATCGCCCTGTCCCTTTCAGCCTTTGCCACCACAACGCTTCTGACCAAGAACTCCTTCCTTGACGAAATCCGCAAGCAATATGTGGTGACAGCGCGCGCCAAGGGGCTGACCGAACGACAGGTGCTCTATGGCCATGTGTTCCGCAACGCCATGCTGATTGTCATCGCCGGTTTTCCCGGTGCCTTCATCGGGGCCTTCTTTGGTGGATCGCTGCTGATCGAGACGATTTTCTCGCTCGACGGGCTGGGTCTTCTATCCTTTGAAAGCGTGATCAACCGTGACTATGCCGTGGTCTTTGCCACGCTCTATATCTTCTCGCTAATGGGTCTCATTATCGGCCTTGTATCAGACGTCACCTACATGCTGATCGATCCGCGGATCGATTTCGAAAGCCGGGAGGTGTAA
- the pncB gene encoding nicotinate phosphoribosyltransferase, whose translation MTIDLASRVYSHRWKIDPIVRSLIDTDFYKLLMAQSVFHNRPDVHVVFSLINRSKTLPLADLIDEGELRAQLDYIRGLKLSRGESTWLRGNMFYGKRSMFHSDFMEWFENLTLPPYHLERVGNQYELTFEGPWPEVMMWEIPALSVIMELRSRAVLHKMKRFELQILYARAMTRLWEKVERLRTIGDVKVADFGTRRRHSFLWQDWCVQAMQEGLGDNFTGTSNCLIAMRREMEAIGTNAHELPMVYSALAENDEELAYAPYRVLEDWQREHDGNLRVILPDTYGTKGFLERAPDWLTTWTGVRVDSGRPEEAAETAIRWWKSRGEDPRDKLIIFSDGLDVDQIAMLYNKFNGRVRVSFGWGTLLTNDFRGLVSDDELSPFSLVCKAVSANGRPTVKLSDNPNKAMGPKDEIARYKRVFSVGEQEAMDVIV comes from the coding sequence ATGACCATCGATCTTGCATCTCGTGTTTACAGCCACCGCTGGAAAATCGACCCCATTGTCCGCTCTCTGATCGACACCGATTTCTACAAGCTGCTGATGGCGCAATCGGTTTTTCACAACAGACCCGACGTGCATGTGGTGTTCAGCCTGATCAACCGCTCCAAGACCCTGCCGCTGGCCGATCTGATCGACGAGGGCGAGCTGCGGGCCCAACTTGACTATATCCGCGGCCTGAAGCTGTCACGCGGCGAAAGCACCTGGCTGCGCGGCAACATGTTCTATGGCAAGCGCTCGATGTTTCATTCCGACTTCATGGAGTGGTTCGAAAATCTCACCCTACCGCCCTATCACCTGGAGCGGGTGGGCAACCAGTATGAGCTGACATTCGAGGGACCATGGCCCGAGGTCATGATGTGGGAGATTCCGGCCCTGTCCGTCATCATGGAGCTGCGTTCGCGGGCGGTTCTGCACAAGATGAAGCGCTTCGAGCTGCAGATCCTCTACGCCCGCGCCATGACGCGGCTGTGGGAAAAGGTCGAGCGTCTGCGAACCATCGGCGATGTGAAGGTTGCCGATTTCGGCACCCGGCGGCGCCATTCCTTTCTCTGGCAGGACTGGTGCGTGCAGGCCATGCAGGAAGGGCTGGGCGACAATTTCACCGGCACCTCCAACTGCCTGATCGCCATGCGGCGCGAGATGGAAGCCATCGGCACCAATGCCCACGAGCTGCCGATGGTCTATTCGGCACTGGCGGAAAATGACGAAGAACTGGCCTATGCCCCCTACCGTGTCCTTGAGGACTGGCAGCGCGAGCATGACGGCAATCTGCGGGTGATCCTGCCCGACACCTACGGCACCAAGGGGTTCCTTGAACGCGCACCGGACTGGCTGACCACCTGGACCGGCGTCCGCGTCGACAGTGGCCGCCCCGAGGAGGCCGCCGAGACGGCCATCCGCTGGTGGAAGAGCCGGGGTGAAGATCCGCGCGACAAGCTGATCATTTTCTCCGATGGCCTTGATGTCGACCAGATTGCCATGCTTTACAACAAGTTCAATGGCCGGGTGCGCGTCTCGTTCGGCTGGGGCACCCTGCTGACCAATGATTTCAGGGGCCTTGTGTCCGACGACGAACTATCGCCCTTCTCACTCGTCTGCAAGGCCGTTTCGGCCAACGGACGGCCAACGGTCAAGCTTTCGGACAACCCGAACAAGGCCATGGGACCGAAGGACGAGATCGCCCGTTACAAGCGGGTGTTCAGCGTCGGCGAACAGGAAGCCATGGATGTTATTGTTTAG
- the pncA gene encoding bifunctional nicotinamidase/pyrazinamidase, translating into MDHAQHQALIIIDVQNDFCPGGALAVPGGDEIINRINLMQQSFAHIVLTQDWHPSGHSSFASAHDGKAPYDMVAMPYGDQVLWPDHCVQGTDGAAFHAGLATDRADLILRKGTNPAIDSYSAFFENDHQTATGLEGYLRDKGVVSLLFVGLATDFCVRYSAVDAAKLGFDVSVDLSACRAIDLNGSLRQALDEMQAHTITIIGR; encoded by the coding sequence ATGGATCATGCGCAACATCAGGCACTCATCATCATTGATGTCCAGAACGACTTCTGTCCCGGCGGAGCGCTCGCCGTTCCCGGTGGTGACGAGATCATCAACCGCATCAACCTGATGCAGCAATCCTTCGCCCACATCGTGCTGACGCAGGACTGGCACCCGTCCGGCCACAGCTCGTTTGCCAGCGCCCATGACGGCAAGGCCCCCTATGACATGGTCGCGATGCCCTATGGAGATCAGGTGCTCTGGCCCGACCATTGCGTGCAAGGCACGGACGGAGCCGCATTCCACGCGGGGCTAGCCACCGACCGGGCAGACCTCATCCTGCGCAAGGGAACCAACCCGGCCATCGACAGCTACTCCGCCTTTTTCGAGAATGATCATCAAACAGCGACCGGCCTTGAGGGCTATTTGCGCGACAAGGGCGTGGTTTCCTTGCTATTTGTAGGACTTGCGACGGACTTTTGTGTGCGCTATTCGGCAGTAGACGCTGCAAAACTCGGGTTTGACGTGTCCGTTGATCTTTCCGCCTGTCGAGCCATCGATCTCAATGGTTCGCTGCGGCAGGCACTCGACGAGATGCAGGCCCACACCATAACCATCATCGGCCGGTAA
- a CDS encoding ABC transporter permease, with the protein MSNDTMTKAKKPRFQDRLSPLNQRRLKNFKANKRGYVSLWLFLVLFFVTLFAELIANDKPLLVSYKGEILSPLLTDYPETRFGGFLPTTDYRDPFVQEEINNNGWILWAPIRYSYKTVNMDLPTPAPAPPSWMLDKETRCAPFDQGVNDRNCTIGNWNWIGTDDQGRDVLARLIYGFRISVLFGLTLTLFSSVIGVTAGAVQGYFGGLTDLVFQRFIEIWTSVPQLYLLLIIAAIITPSFWILLSILLLFSWVALVGVVRAEFLRARNFEYVSAARALGVSNRTIMLRHLLPNAMVAALTFMPFILNGSITTLTSLDFLGFGLPPGSPSLGELLAQGKKNIEAPWLGITGFLSISIMLSLLIFIGEAVRDAFDPRKTFH; encoded by the coding sequence ATGAGCAACGACACCATGACCAAAGCCAAGAAGCCCCGTTTTCAGGATCGGCTCTCGCCGCTTAACCAGCGGCGGCTGAAGAATTTCAAGGCCAACAAGCGCGGCTATGTCTCGCTGTGGCTATTCCTCGTCCTGTTTTTCGTGACGCTGTTTGCCGAACTGATCGCCAACGACAAGCCGCTGCTGGTCTCCTACAAGGGCGAGATCCTGTCGCCGCTACTGACCGATTATCCGGAAACCCGGTTTGGCGGCTTCCTGCCGACGACGGACTATCGTGACCCCTTTGTCCAGGAAGAAATCAACAACAACGGCTGGATCCTCTGGGCACCAATCCGCTACAGCTACAAGACGGTCAACATGGATCTGCCGACGCCCGCTCCGGCACCGCCAAGCTGGATGCTCGACAAGGAAACCCGCTGCGCCCCGTTCGATCAGGGTGTCAACGACCGCAATTGCACCATCGGTAACTGGAACTGGATCGGCACGGACGATCAGGGACGCGACGTGTTGGCACGCCTCATCTACGGCTTCCGCATCTCGGTTCTGTTCGGGCTGACGCTGACCCTGTTCTCCTCGGTGATCGGGGTGACCGCCGGTGCGGTACAGGGCTATTTCGGCGGCCTCACGGACCTTGTGTTCCAGCGCTTCATCGAGATCTGGACCTCGGTGCCGCAGCTCTATCTGCTGCTCATCATCGCGGCTATCATCACACCCAGCTTCTGGATCCTGTTGTCGATCCTGTTGCTGTTCAGTTGGGTAGCTCTGGTGGGCGTGGTCCGCGCCGAATTCCTGCGCGCCCGCAACTTCGAATATGTCTCGGCGGCGCGCGCACTCGGAGTATCCAACCGCACCATCATGCTCAGGCATCTGCTGCCCAACGCCATGGTGGCGGCGCTGACCTTCATGCCCTTCATCCTCAACGGCTCGATCACGACGCTCACCTCGCTCGACTTCCTTGGCTTCGGCCTGCCGCCGGGGTCGCCATCGCTGGGCGAGCTGTTGGCACAGGGCAAGAAGAATATCGAGGCGCCGTGGCTCGGGATCACCGGGTTCCTGTCTATTTCAATCATGCTGAGCCTGTTGATCTTCATCGGCGAAGCGGTGCGCGATGCCTTTGATCCGCGCAAGACATTTCACTAG
- a CDS encoding cytochrome c family protein, with product MATGYIFNNEAPAQPGYAIEVADATGAAPSKEAAPEVDFATLLASADVGKGEKVAKKCAACHTFDSGAANKTGPHLFGVVDRAVASVSDFKYTDAMHTFGEGKHWDPETLNVYLTKPKDLVPGTAMAFAGLKKPEDRADLIAYLQTLK from the coding sequence ATGGCAACCGGATATATCTTCAATAATGAAGCCCCCGCCCAGCCCGGTTATGCCATTGAGGTTGCCGATGCAACTGGCGCCGCACCGAGCAAGGAAGCTGCGCCGGAGGTTGATTTCGCCACCCTTCTTGCTTCGGCTGATGTCGGCAAGGGCGAAAAAGTCGCCAAGAAATGTGCCGCCTGCCATACCTTTGATTCAGGGGCTGCCAACAAGACCGGCCCGCATCTGTTCGGTGTGGTCGACCGCGCTGTCGCATCGGTTTCCGATTTCAAATACACCGACGCCATGCATACCTTCGGAGAAGGCAAGCATTGGGATCCGGAAACCCTCAATGTCTATCTGACCAAGCCCAAAGATCTGGTTCCGGGCACCGCCATGGCCTTTGCCGGGCTCAAGAAGCCTGAGGATCGTGCCGATCTCATCGCCTATCTGCAGACTCTGAAGTAG